Proteins from a single region of Undibacterium sp. KW1:
- a CDS encoding acyl-CoA dehydrogenase family protein, giving the protein MPFALHSRVTPTSSSDQQEDALAIASALADQLASTAVARDRAGGHAQQEREWIRTSGLLTLSIPVEFGGQGADWPLVFQVIRLLAKADSALAHVFAFHHLQLAGIQLYGNAQQQRRLLAATVEQRLFWGNALNPLDKRTTATRTDGGYILHGIKSFSSGSVGAEWLTISAWDEQTQSALIAAVPTSQKGISVQADWDAFGQKQTDSGNVHFENVFLPADLVLQAPATIPTAQATLRSQVAQLIMTNLYLGIGLGAFDAARQYTQEQARAWFAAGVDKATDDPYIQHRYGELWLLLRPAVALADQAAANLEKAFRQGPLVTAETRGEVAIAVVEAKCLAHRAGIEVSSQMFELTGARSTSARYGYDRFWRKVRVHTLHDPIDYKLRDLGRYVLNGSFPEPTAYS; this is encoded by the coding sequence ATGCCTTTTGCTCTCCACAGCCGCGTTACACCTACTTCTTCGTCAGATCAGCAAGAAGATGCTCTGGCTATCGCGAGTGCTTTGGCTGATCAACTGGCCAGCACCGCCGTAGCACGTGACCGCGCAGGCGGGCATGCGCAACAAGAGCGCGAATGGATACGTACCTCTGGCTTGTTGACACTCTCCATCCCGGTAGAATTTGGTGGCCAGGGTGCGGACTGGCCTCTGGTGTTTCAGGTGATACGCCTGCTCGCCAAGGCCGACAGCGCACTTGCCCATGTGTTCGCTTTTCATCATTTGCAACTCGCTGGCATACAGCTGTATGGCAATGCGCAGCAACAGCGCCGCTTGCTGGCAGCGACAGTAGAACAAAGACTTTTCTGGGGGAATGCCCTTAACCCTCTGGACAAGCGCACCACGGCAACAAGGACGGATGGCGGTTATATCCTGCATGGCATCAAGAGTTTTTCATCTGGCTCTGTGGGTGCAGAATGGCTGACCATCTCGGCCTGGGATGAGCAAACTCAAAGTGCCCTGATCGCCGCAGTGCCCACAAGTCAAAAAGGTATCTCGGTACAAGCCGACTGGGATGCCTTTGGTCAAAAGCAGACGGATAGTGGCAATGTGCATTTTGAAAATGTCTTCTTGCCTGCTGATCTGGTGTTGCAAGCGCCAGCAACAATACCCACTGCGCAGGCAACACTGCGCTCGCAAGTTGCACAGCTCATCATGACGAATCTGTACCTGGGCATAGGCCTGGGTGCCTTTGATGCTGCCCGCCAATATACGCAAGAACAGGCCAGAGCATGGTTTGCTGCAGGCGTGGATAAAGCCACGGACGACCCTTACATACAACACCGATATGGGGAACTGTGGTTGCTATTGCGCCCGGCAGTTGCCCTCGCAGACCAGGCTGCAGCGAACCTGGAAAAAGCTTTTCGCCAGGGACCGCTGGTCACGGCAGAAACCCGCGGCGAAGTGGCGATTGCCGTGGTAGAAGCAAAGTGCCTGGCGCACCGCGCTGGTATAGAAGTCAGCTCGCAAATGTTTGAACTGACTGGCGCCCGTTCCACCTCGGCACGCTATGGCTATGACAGGTTCTGGCGCAAAGTCAGGGTACATACCCTGCATGACCCCATCGATTACAAATTGCGTGACCTGGGTCGTTATGTATTGAATGGCAGCTTTCCTGAACCTACTGCATATTCTTGA
- a CDS encoding methionine ABC transporter ATP-binding protein, which produces MSTPLIQIQSVSKAFALPDGKTFHAVKSVSLDIEQGDIFGLIGKSGAGKSTLLRLINLLERPDSGAVIVAAQELTKLGKKELRVARQNIGMIFQQFNLLQNASVFENFAFPLRIHTKQSRQEIAARVAECLDIVGLSNKSGSYPAQLSGGQKQRVAIARALASKPNVVLCDEPTSALDAETTREVLDTLRDINQRLGVTIVIVSHELSVLSTICNKVAVIEDGEIAESFSLADTGILRKTALGRELAFHGQENGSNPQWKELSHV; this is translated from the coding sequence GTGAGCACACCTCTTATACAAATACAGTCTGTCAGCAAGGCTTTCGCTCTGCCGGATGGCAAGACTTTTCATGCAGTCAAATCTGTCAGTCTCGATATTGAACAAGGCGATATCTTTGGCCTGATAGGCAAGAGTGGCGCTGGTAAATCAACATTGCTGCGTTTGATCAATTTGCTGGAGCGTCCAGATAGCGGTGCGGTCATCGTCGCCGCTCAGGAACTAACCAAGCTGGGTAAAAAAGAACTGCGCGTCGCCAGACAAAACATAGGCATGATTTTCCAGCAATTCAATCTCTTGCAAAACGCCAGCGTATTTGAAAATTTCGCTTTCCCGTTGAGAATACACACGAAGCAAAGCAGGCAAGAAATCGCCGCGCGTGTTGCGGAATGCCTGGACATCGTCGGTCTTTCCAATAAGTCAGGCAGCTATCCGGCCCAATTGTCTGGCGGACAAAAACAGCGTGTCGCAATTGCACGTGCGCTGGCCAGCAAACCCAATGTGGTCTTGTGCGATGAACCCACCTCTGCACTGGATGCAGAAACCACGCGCGAAGTGCTGGATACCCTGCGTGATATCAATCAGCGACTGGGTGTCACTATCGTCATTGTCAGCCATGAGCTATCGGTGCTCAGTACCATCTGCAACAAGGTAGCCGTCATCGAAGACGGAGAAATTGCCGAGAGTTTTTCATTGGCTGATACCGGCATCCTGCGCAAGACTGCGCTCGGTCGCGAGCTGGCTTTTCATGGTCAGGAGAATGGTAGCAATCCACAGTGGAAGGAATTAAGCCATGTTTGA
- a CDS encoding methionine ABC transporter permease yields the protein MFENLIALLPELGTAALQTFTMLAIGLSAAVLIGGPLGVLLFLVGDGQSLQNRPLAVFLGWLVNTIRSFPFIILLVALVPFTRFIVGTSIGPLAAAVPLSIAAIPYFARLVEQSFREVPRGVIEAAHAMGASELQIILRVLLVEARSGLVLALTVLAISFLSYSAVAGVVGGGGIGDLAIRYGYYRFQTDVMFITVALLIALVQIIQFTGNRIARHIDKR from the coding sequence ATGTTTGAAAATCTGATTGCATTATTACCTGAGTTGGGTACAGCCGCATTGCAGACTTTTACCATGCTGGCCATAGGCCTGAGTGCGGCCGTGCTAATCGGTGGCCCGCTGGGTGTTTTGCTTTTTCTTGTGGGAGATGGACAATCGCTGCAAAACCGTCCGCTGGCAGTTTTCCTGGGCTGGCTGGTGAATACCATACGCTCCTTCCCCTTCATTATCTTGCTGGTGGCGCTGGTGCCATTCACACGGTTTATAGTCGGCACCTCGATAGGCCCGCTGGCGGCAGCGGTGCCTTTGTCGATTGCGGCCATCCCCTATTTCGCCCGCCTGGTAGAACAAAGTTTTCGTGAAGTGCCGCGCGGCGTGATTGAAGCCGCGCATGCGATGGGTGCGTCTGAGTTGCAAATCATTCTCCGCGTCTTGCTGGTGGAAGCGCGCAGCGGCCTGGTGTTGGCACTGACTGTCTTGGCGATCAGTTTCCTGTCTTACTCTGCTGTTGCCGGTGTGGTTGGTGGCGGTGGCATAGGTGACCTGGCAATACGCTACGGCTATTACCGCTTCCAGACCGACGTCATGTTCATCACGGTTGCCCTGCTCATTGCACTGGTGCAGATCATACAGTTCACGGGCAACCGCATTGCCCGCCATATCGATAAACGCTAA
- a CDS encoding MetQ/NlpA family ABC transporter substrate-binding protein, which translates to MHRRPFLLATLTLALATTLTGSAFAKDPKELVIGTSAGPYADQVKLGIKPILEKQGYKVKVVEFNDYIQPNFALAEGSLDANAFQHIIYLKKFSTDNKLALSELIKVPTAPIAIYSKKHKSLNEVKEGTTVALPNDPTNQARALVLLDQLGWIKLKANIDPIRASEKDVADNLKKIKLIPLEAAQLPRSLEDTDFSFVNGNFALASGLKLNEALAREKISANYQNLVAIRTDDKSKPWVKDLEAAYRSREFLEVTNKHFAGFSKPDYQQALEVAAK; encoded by the coding sequence ATGCATCGTCGCCCATTCCTGCTAGCCACACTGACTCTTGCCCTCGCCACTACCTTGACTGGCTCAGCATTTGCAAAAGACCCTAAAGAACTGGTGATAGGTACCAGTGCCGGCCCCTATGCAGATCAGGTCAAACTGGGTATCAAACCCATACTGGAAAAACAGGGTTACAAGGTCAAGGTCGTTGAATTCAATGATTACATCCAACCTAACTTTGCACTGGCAGAAGGTTCACTGGATGCCAATGCCTTCCAGCACATCATCTATCTGAAGAAATTCTCGACCGACAATAAACTGGCACTGTCAGAATTGATCAAGGTGCCAACTGCGCCGATTGCGATCTACAGCAAAAAGCATAAGTCCCTGAACGAAGTTAAAGAAGGTACGACAGTTGCCTTGCCCAATGACCCAACCAACCAGGCACGCGCGCTAGTCTTGCTGGATCAACTGGGCTGGATCAAATTGAAGGCAAATATCGACCCTATCCGTGCATCTGAAAAAGATGTGGCGGACAACCTCAAGAAAATCAAGCTGATACCACTGGAAGCAGCACAACTGCCACGCTCTCTCGAAGATACTGATTTCTCTTTTGTGAATGGCAATTTTGCACTGGCGTCGGGCTTGAAACTCAATGAAGCACTGGCGCGTGAAAAAATCTCTGCCAATTATCAAAACCTGGTTGCTATACGTACCGATGACAAGAGCAAACCCTGGGTAAAAGACCTGGAAGCAGCTTACCGTTCAAGAGAATTTCTGGAAGTGACGAATAAGCATTTCGCCGGTTTCTCCAAGCCTGATTATCAGCAGGCACTTGAAGTCGCAGCCAAATAG
- a CDS encoding LLM class flavin-dependent oxidoreductase has translation MSKKLIRFNAFQMNTVGHQSPGMWRHPRDNSHRYTSAEHWTELARLLEEGLFDAIFLADVLGVYDVYAGDTDAALRHAIQVPLNDPLALVPLMASVTRHLGFGVTCALTYEHPYTFARRISTLDHLTQGRIGWNIVTGYLDSAARNLGLQKQLSHDERYDLADEYMEVVYKLWEKSWDEQAVVRDKERGIYTDPAHVHAIHHHGKYYSVPGIHLSEPSPQRTPLLFQAGNFARGTAFAAQHAECTFVSGPSKQVVKRYVDDTRAALKTAGREAGDVYIYAQALIITAESSEAAKAKYQEYRQYIDIEASLALLSGWTGVDFSKLPLDATIDYIESEAGRSALASFSSADPGKKWTVREAAEFIALGGRGPVLVGDAREVADQLEAWLDETGIDGFNLSFALAHETIRDVVKFIVPELQARGRYKTSYSDGTLRQQLFQRGSRLPENHIGRNTHINNPLADAA, from the coding sequence ATGAGCAAAAAGCTTATCCGCTTCAATGCATTCCAGATGAACACTGTCGGACATCAATCGCCCGGCATGTGGCGTCACCCCAGGGATAATAGTCATCGCTATACCAGTGCAGAACATTGGACAGAGCTGGCACGCCTGCTCGAAGAAGGCTTGTTTGATGCCATTTTCCTGGCAGATGTGCTGGGTGTATATGACGTATATGCGGGTGATACAGATGCCGCATTGCGCCATGCGATACAAGTACCGCTGAATGACCCGCTGGCACTGGTGCCACTGATGGCCAGCGTCACCAGGCATCTGGGCTTTGGGGTGACTTGCGCACTGACCTATGAGCACCCTTATACCTTTGCGCGACGTATCTCTACGCTGGATCATTTGACGCAGGGGCGCATAGGCTGGAATATCGTGACTGGTTACCTGGATAGTGCAGCCCGTAACCTGGGCCTGCAAAAACAACTGAGCCATGATGAACGCTATGACCTGGCGGATGAGTACATGGAAGTGGTCTATAAGTTATGGGAAAAAAGCTGGGATGAGCAGGCTGTGGTGCGCGACAAGGAGCGTGGCATTTATACCGACCCCGCGCATGTGCATGCCATCCACCATCATGGCAAATACTACAGCGTGCCCGGCATACATTTGTCCGAACCTTCACCGCAAAGAACACCCCTGTTGTTCCAGGCGGGTAATTTCGCACGTGGCACTGCCTTTGCGGCTCAGCATGCAGAATGCACTTTCGTCAGCGGCCCCAGCAAGCAGGTCGTTAAACGCTATGTTGATGACACACGCGCGGCGTTGAAAACCGCCGGGCGCGAAGCTGGCGATGTGTATATCTATGCACAGGCCTTGATCATCACGGCAGAAAGCAGCGAAGCCGCAAAAGCAAAATATCAGGAATATCGCCAGTACATTGATATTGAGGCTTCACTGGCCTTGCTGTCTGGCTGGACAGGTGTCGATTTCTCGAAGTTACCACTGGATGCAACTATCGATTACATAGAATCTGAAGCAGGCCGCTCTGCGCTGGCCTCATTCAGTTCTGCTGACCCTGGCAAGAAATGGACAGTACGCGAAGCCGCAGAATTTATCGCCCTCGGTGGCCGTGGCCCTGTGCTAGTTGGCGATGCAAGGGAAGTGGCTGATCAACTCGAGGCATGGCTGGATGAAACCGGTATTGATGGCTTCAACCTGAGCTTCGCTCTCGCGCATGAAACCATCAGGGATGTAGTGAAGTTCATCGTGCCGGAATTGCAGGCGCGTGGCCGTTACAAAACCAGTTACAGCGATGGCACTTTGCGCCAGCAGTTATTCCAGCGAGGCTCACGACTTCCAGAAAACCATATAGGCAGAAATACACATATCAACAATCCGCTGGCTGATGCAGCCTAA
- a CDS encoding aliphatic sulfonate ABC transporter substrate-binding protein — MKRRHFLQLSTVAATTGIASLPSLVQAASPLKELRLDYAYYSPTSLVLRRFGWLEEEFKADGTNIKWVLSAGSNRALEYLNANSLDIGSTAGLAALLAKANGNPIKTPYIFSRPEWTALVVRKDSPIRTLADLKGKKVAATKGTDPYLFLLRALKTAGLKRSDIEHVGLQHADGRAALEQGKADAWAGLDPHMAASELEANSRLIYRNVAFNTYGFLNVREDFLNNRGPEVTRVLRAYEKARAWIRTNPTEAAKILSEEAKVSLPVALLQIKLRSDFSNALPSNEHIQALQVAAPILQDEGLVKPGVDLSRTIRDLVDTRFAQKLITV; from the coding sequence ATGAAACGCCGCCATTTTCTACAACTATCTACTGTTGCTGCAACCACTGGCATTGCGAGCTTGCCATCACTCGTTCAGGCTGCATCACCGCTCAAGGAATTGCGTCTCGACTATGCCTATTACTCGCCAACCAGTCTGGTGTTGCGCCGCTTTGGCTGGCTAGAAGAAGAATTCAAGGCAGATGGCACGAATATCAAATGGGTGCTCAGTGCCGGTAGTAACCGCGCCCTGGAATACCTGAATGCGAATAGCCTGGACATAGGTTCCACTGCGGGACTGGCCGCCTTGCTGGCCAAGGCGAATGGCAACCCGATCAAGACACCGTATATTTTTTCACGCCCTGAATGGACAGCGCTGGTAGTGCGCAAGGATTCTCCTATCCGCACTTTGGCAGATTTGAAAGGGAAGAAAGTCGCAGCGACCAAGGGCACTGATCCTTACTTGTTCTTGCTACGCGCCTTGAAGACCGCTGGCCTGAAACGTTCAGACATTGAACATGTGGGCTTGCAACATGCCGATGGTCGCGCCGCACTCGAGCAAGGGAAGGCCGATGCATGGGCCGGGCTTGATCCGCATATGGCAGCCAGTGAACTGGAAGCCAATTCGCGCCTGATTTATCGCAACGTGGCTTTCAATACTTATGGCTTTTTGAATGTGCGTGAAGACTTTCTGAATAACCGCGGCCCCGAAGTGACACGTGTGTTGCGGGCTTATGAAAAAGCCAGGGCATGGATACGTACTAACCCGACTGAAGCGGCAAAAATTTTGTCCGAAGAAGCCAAGGTCAGTTTGCCGGTAGCCTTGTTGCAAATCAAATTGCGCAGTGACTTTAGCAATGCCCTGCCATCGAATGAGCATATACAGGCCTTACAGGTAGCAGCACCTATTCTGCAAGATGAAGGTCTGGTGAAACCGGGCGTTGATTTGAGCCGTACCATACGCGATCTCGTTGATACTCGTTTTGCCCAGAAGCTGATCACGGTTTAA
- a CDS encoding ABC transporter permease: MPSTSATIIADTPAKTVTASRQRPGIPRVLLGLILPFALILLAEISVSRGWIAANHLPAPSEIFNTIAHLAQQGLLAHIGISSARVAAGFIAGATLAIVTGSLVGLSTRLEAILDPSFQALRAIPSLAWVPLLLLWLGIDEAPKLVLIAIGAFFPVYMGVVSGIRGVDRRLIEVGKLYHLSTAAMIRRILLPAALPAIITGLRNGLSLAWMFMVAAELIAASQGLGYLLTDGRETSRADIVLAAIAILAVLGKSSDWLMQKLETHFLAWRDTYQHGNRT; the protein is encoded by the coding sequence ATGCCTTCGACCAGCGCCACCATTATTGCGGATACGCCCGCCAAAACTGTCACTGCCAGCAGGCAGCGTCCTGGCATACCGCGTGTCTTGTTGGGCTTGATATTGCCCTTCGCCTTGATCCTGCTGGCAGAAATCAGTGTCAGCCGTGGCTGGATCGCCGCCAATCATTTGCCTGCTCCCAGCGAGATTTTCAACACCATTGCTCACCTTGCACAGCAAGGCTTGCTGGCACACATAGGCATTAGTAGCGCAAGGGTCGCGGCAGGTTTTATCGCAGGGGCCACTCTGGCTATTGTGACTGGTTCGCTGGTGGGTCTGAGTACCCGCCTGGAAGCAATACTGGATCCCAGCTTCCAGGCTTTGCGGGCGATACCTTCACTGGCATGGGTGCCTTTGCTACTGCTGTGGCTGGGCATAGATGAAGCACCCAAGCTGGTGCTGATTGCGATTGGTGCTTTCTTCCCGGTGTATATGGGTGTGGTGTCGGGCATACGCGGAGTAGATCGGCGTCTCATCGAAGTGGGCAAGCTGTACCACTTATCGACCGCTGCCATGATCAGGCGCATACTCTTGCCCGCCGCCTTGCCTGCCATTATCACGGGCTTGCGCAATGGTCTCAGCCTTGCCTGGATGTTCATGGTGGCGGCAGAACTGATTGCTGCCAGCCAGGGCCTGGGTTATCTGCTGACTGACGGTCGTGAAACCAGCCGTGCCGATATCGTGCTGGCGGCGATAGCCATACTCGCGGTCTTGGGCAAAAGCAGCGACTGGCTCATGCAAAAACTGGAAACGCATTTTCTGGCCTGGCGGGATACTTACCAACACGGTAACAGGACTTGA
- a CDS encoding ABC transporter ATP-binding protein gives MSSFSSPFLQIEVARRSYGTRQILKNLQLSVQQGEILSLIGASGCGKSTLLSIVAGLDGNFEGQISLDGRKLQGVSRDIGFIFQEPRLFPWLTVAENIAFDSDDASRDQPKVARLLAEVGMHGYEHALPKQLSGGQAQRVAIARGLFSSPKILLLDEPFSAVDAFTRMKMQDLLINIASEHGLTIILVSHDIDEALYLSDRVVLMEQQTVQHTASIRQEFAVLQERPRKRTHAALSTMKINILESLHEAHAF, from the coding sequence ATGAGCAGCTTTTCGTCCCCCTTTTTACAAATCGAAGTCGCCAGGAGATCCTATGGCACACGTCAGATACTCAAGAACCTGCAACTCAGCGTGCAACAGGGTGAAATCCTCAGCCTGATCGGTGCAAGTGGTTGCGGCAAGAGTACCTTGCTATCCATCGTTGCCGGGCTGGATGGCAATTTTGAAGGACAAATCAGCCTGGATGGCCGCAAGCTGCAGGGTGTCAGCCGCGACATCGGTTTTATCTTCCAGGAGCCGCGTTTATTCCCCTGGCTGACGGTGGCTGAGAATATTGCTTTCGACAGCGATGACGCCAGTCGCGACCAGCCTAAAGTTGCCAGGCTATTGGCTGAAGTCGGTATGCATGGCTATGAGCATGCCCTGCCCAAGCAACTATCCGGTGGCCAGGCACAACGTGTGGCAATTGCCCGTGGCTTATTCTCCAGCCCTAAAATTCTGTTACTGGATGAACCTTTTTCTGCTGTGGATGCGTTCACCCGCATGAAGATGCAGGATTTGCTGATCAATATCGCCAGCGAGCATGGCTTGACCATCATCCTGGTCAGCCATGATATTGATGAAGCCCTGTACCTGAGTGACCGTGTCGTACTCATGGAACAACAGACGGTTCAGCATACCGCGAGCATAAGACAAGAATTTGCCGTATTGCAGGAAAGACCACGCAAGCGGACGCATGCAGCTTTGTCAACGATGAAAATTAATATACTAGAAAGCTTGCACGAAGCACATGCTTTTTAA
- the minC gene encoding septum site-determining protein MinC, whose amino-acid sequence MQNSLTRKPIEIKISTVVAVAILLHDSAFPVLEAALKEMTAGSPDFFDDEFAVIDVEAITEQTPDWNALIPLFKSHGLNPVAVRHAREEDHATIRSHGLSIDVVSKPRAEPELKLEAPVEAPVEQQPAPAPVEVVAAPAPVAVEPQIIIRNMPAMVIDTPVRAGQRIYARGADLIITASVNNGAEVIADGSIHIYAPLRGRALAGATGNTEARIFALTMEPELVSIAGIYRTFENGFPPLLPHHPVQVKLLGDSIEVSSVKSAG is encoded by the coding sequence ATGCAAAACAGCCTGACGCGCAAGCCCATTGAGATCAAGATTTCTACTGTTGTTGCTGTTGCAATTTTGCTGCATGACTCCGCTTTTCCTGTGCTCGAAGCAGCATTGAAGGAAATGACCGCGGGTTCGCCTGATTTTTTTGATGATGAATTTGCCGTCATTGATGTGGAAGCGATTACTGAACAGACGCCGGATTGGAATGCACTGATCCCGCTGTTCAAGTCGCATGGGCTGAACCCGGTTGCCGTGCGCCATGCGCGTGAAGAAGACCATGCCACCATACGCTCTCATGGCCTGAGCATAGATGTGGTCAGCAAACCCAGGGCAGAGCCGGAACTTAAGCTTGAAGCCCCGGTTGAAGCGCCAGTTGAACAGCAGCCAGCCCCAGCACCTGTAGAGGTGGTAGCGGCTCCGGCACCCGTTGCAGTTGAACCACAAATCATCATCCGCAATATGCCTGCCATGGTCATTGATACGCCTGTACGCGCTGGCCAGCGCATTTATGCACGCGGGGCTGATCTGATCATCACCGCTTCAGTCAATAACGGGGCTGAAGTGATTGCCGATGGCAGCATCCATATTTATGCGCCTTTGCGTGGCCGCGCCCTGGCTGGCGCAACTGGAAATACCGAAGCCAGGATTTTTGCCCTGACCATGGAACCTGAACTGGTCTCCATTGCCGGGATTTACCGTACATTTGAAAATGGCTTCCCGCCGTTACTACCCCACCATCCGGTTCAAGTTAAACTGCTTGGTGACAGTATTGAAGTATCATCAGTGAAATCAGCAGGCTGA
- the minD gene encoding septum site-determining protein MinD, whose product MARIIVVTSGKGGVGKTTSSASFSSGLAMRGHKTAVLDFDVGLRNLDLIMGCERRVVYDLVNVISGEATLNQALIKDKHCDNLFILPASQTRDKDALTEEGVERVLNDLIKMDFEFIVCDSPAGIERGAVMALTFADEAIVVTNPEVSSVRDSDRILGIIQAKSKRAQAGGEPVKEHLLITRYSPKRVEAGEMLSYTDVQEILRIPLIGVIPESEAVLHASNQGNPAIHMKGSDVSDAYEDVVSRFLGAEVPLRFINYEKPGLLQRIFGGK is encoded by the coding sequence GTGGCAAGAATCATCGTTGTGACATCCGGTAAGGGCGGCGTAGGCAAGACGACTTCCAGTGCCAGTTTTTCTTCAGGCCTGGCCATGCGCGGCCATAAAACAGCCGTGCTGGACTTTGACGTAGGCCTGCGCAACCTTGACCTTATCATGGGCTGCGAACGCCGTGTCGTGTATGACCTGGTGAATGTCATCAGCGGTGAAGCGACCCTGAACCAGGCCCTGATCAAGGATAAACACTGCGATAACCTGTTTATTTTGCCCGCCTCACAAACCCGCGACAAAGATGCCCTGACGGAAGAAGGCGTGGAACGGGTATTGAATGACCTGATCAAGATGGATTTTGAATTCATCGTCTGCGATTCGCCTGCCGGTATCGAGCGTGGTGCGGTTATGGCGCTGACTTTTGCCGACGAAGCCATCGTCGTGACCAATCCTGAAGTCTCATCCGTCAGGGATTCTGACCGCATCCTCGGCATTATCCAGGCCAAGTCCAAGCGTGCCCAGGCTGGTGGTGAACCGGTCAAGGAACATCTGCTGATCACCCGCTACTCACCAAAACGGGTAGAAGCCGGTGAGATGTTGTCTTATACCGATGTACAGGAAATCTTGCGCATACCGCTGATTGGTGTTATTCCTGAATCCGAAGCGGTACTTCATGCATCTAATCAAGGTAACCCTGCCATTCATATGAAGGGCAGTGATGTGTCGGATGCCTATGAAGACGTGGTTTCCCGCTTTTTGGGGGCAGAAGTGCCCTTGCGATTCATCAATTACGAAAAACCGGGGCTGCTGCAACGCATTTTCGGAGGCAAATAA
- the minE gene encoding cell division topological specificity factor MinE — MALLSFLFNTKPKTANVAKERLQIIIARERTGRDGYDFLPALREELIAVISKYTKVNPEDIKVSLDKQGNLEVLDVNVVLPELELRS, encoded by the coding sequence ATGGCTCTGCTTTCATTTTTATTTAATACCAAACCAAAAACCGCCAATGTGGCGAAGGAACGCCTGCAAATTATCATCGCCCGTGAGCGCACAGGCCGTGATGGCTATGATTTTTTGCCAGCATTACGTGAAGAACTGATCGCCGTGATTTCAAAATACACCAAGGTCAATCCGGAAGATATCAAAGTATCATTGGATAAACAGGGTAATCTGGAAGTGCTGGACGTGAATGTGGTTTTGCCGGAACTGGAATTACGGAGTTAA
- a CDS encoding response regulator transcription factor, giving the protein MRIAVLDDDNNLLELVCTILNAAGHTTHPFLSGKEMLHQLRRESYDMLILDWQVPDLSGTEILHWVREKLSPTLPVLFMTSRSGEDDIVAGLAAGADDYMIKPIRRSEMVARVQALLRRAYPTQAASEHLQFGIYKFETRAGRVSVNDVPVEMTQKEFDLALLLFRNLGRPLSRAYILEAVWSRDVDIPSRTMDTHISRVRSKLELRPENGYRLAPVYSYGYRLEQMTPE; this is encoded by the coding sequence ATGAGAATCGCTGTACTTGACGACGACAATAACTTGCTCGAATTGGTCTGCACCATATTGAATGCAGCCGGTCATACGACTCACCCTTTCCTGAGCGGGAAAGAGATGCTGCATCAATTGCGCAGGGAGAGTTACGACATGCTGATACTGGACTGGCAAGTGCCAGACCTGAGCGGCACCGAGATTTTGCACTGGGTACGTGAAAAACTCTCTCCTACGCTGCCAGTCCTGTTCATGACCAGCCGTTCTGGTGAAGACGATATCGTCGCTGGCCTCGCAGCCGGTGCCGATGATTACATGATCAAACCGATACGCCGCAGTGAAATGGTGGCCAGGGTGCAGGCCCTGTTACGCCGCGCCTACCCTACCCAGGCAGCGTCTGAACACTTGCAATTTGGCATCTACAAATTTGAGACCCGCGCTGGCCGCGTCAGTGTCAATGATGTGCCTGTAGAAATGACACAGAAAGAATTCGACCTGGCCCTGCTGTTGTTCCGCAACCTTGGCCGCCCCCTGTCCCGCGCCTACATACTCGAAGCAGTATGGTCACGCGATGTGGATATCCCTTCGCGTACCATGGATACGCATATTTCCAGAGTGCGCAGCAAACTGGAATTGCGACCGGAGAATGGCTACCGCCTGGCGCCCGTCTACAGTTACGGCTACCGCCTCGAACAAATGACACCAGAATAA